A single genomic interval of Lysobacter avium harbors:
- a CDS encoding phasin family protein, whose protein sequence is MYTQFNEQFAAATREFADAVAQVNRLAIESTESIFALQLAAIQDRANATFAFLGEAAEVRDADGMKNIWPKGVQVARENLERGVAVTQKVMEHSSKANEQIADISKSQLASAAKTAQSSAEQVANAVNEKTQSFAKNASKASKAK, encoded by the coding sequence ATGTACACCCAGTTCAACGAGCAGTTTGCCGCCGCTACCCGCGAATTCGCCGATGCTGTCGCCCAGGTCAATCGCCTGGCGATCGAGAGCACCGAGTCGATCTTCGCCCTGCAGCTGGCCGCCATCCAGGACCGCGCCAACGCCACGTTCGCCTTCCTCGGCGAAGCCGCCGAAGTGCGTGATGCCGATGGCATGAAGAACATCTGGCCCAAGGGCGTGCAGGTGGCGCGCGAGAACCTCGAGCGCGGCGTCGCCGTCACCCAGAAGGTGATGGAGCACAGCAGCAAGGCCAACGAGCAGATCGCAGACATCAGCAAGTCGCAGCTTGCCTCGGCCGCCAAGACCGCCCAGTCCAGCGCCGAGCAGGTCGCCAATGCGGTCAACGAGAAGACCCAGTCGTTCGCCAAGAACGCGAGCAAGGCATCCAAGGCCAAGTAA
- the queD gene encoding 6-carboxytetrahydropterin synthase QueD yields MNIFKSFTLEAAHRLPNVPEGHKCARLHGHSFRIEIHVEGEPGEHTGWIMDFSDIKATFQPLYDQLDHHYLNEVPGLENPTSERLALWIWDRLKPTLPLLSEVVVHETCTSGCRYRG; encoded by the coding sequence ATGAACATCTTCAAGAGTTTCACCCTCGAGGCGGCGCACCGGCTCCCCAATGTGCCGGAAGGCCACAAGTGCGCGCGCCTGCACGGCCACTCGTTCCGCATCGAGATCCACGTGGAAGGCGAGCCCGGGGAGCACACCGGCTGGATCATGGATTTCTCCGACATCAAGGCCACGTTCCAGCCGCTCTATGACCAGCTCGACCACCACTACCTCAACGAGGTGCCGGGGCTGGAGAACCCGACCAGCGAGCGTCTTGCGCTGTGGATCTGGGACCGCCTGAAGCCGACGCTGCCCTTGCTCAGTGAAGTGGTCGTGCATGAGACCTGCACCTCGGGCTGCCGCTATCGCGGCTGA